From Carettochelys insculpta isolate YL-2023 chromosome 22, ASM3395843v1, whole genome shotgun sequence, one genomic window encodes:
- the PPM1N gene encoding putative protein phosphatase 1N, which produces MASFVRGLVAQAERLVSRLFRGEHGEGPSSYLEAPHTEKLLERGEGGGLRYGLGAMQGWRAHMEDAHTAQPQLPGGPAGWAFFAVYDGHAGSTVAQFCARHLLGEVVADEAFAAEPEAPEAVKEAVRQGFLRIDRHMQALAQAEGWEPAGSTAVAVLVSPRHLYFINLGDSRALLCRAGRLTFYTEDHKPSRPQERARIENAGGTVTLHRLNGSLAVSRALGDFAYKAVAWRGPTEQLVSPEPEVYELARCPDEDEFLVLACDGVWEAFDTEGLCAFVRSRLLLTDDPLAVCQQVLDAGLYKGSRDNMTCMVVSFPGAPGPSATALRRERELDAHLERRVAELYAEQQEQGAVSLVAVFQCLVSEGTPGLPPGGGLASKRAVVIEAYERLQQHCKPQTSGPSGSSAPC; this is translated from the exons ATGGCATCCTTTGTGcgggggctggtggcacaggcggAGCGGCTGGTCTCCCGGCTCTTCCGGGGCGAGCACGGCGAGGGGCCCAGCTCCTACCTGGAGGCGCCACACACGGAGAAGCTGCTGGAGCGGGGCGAGGGGGGCGGGCTGCGCTACGGGCTGGGCGCCATGCAGGGCTGGCGGGCACACATGGAGGATGCCCAcacggcccagccccagctgccgggTGGCCCAGCCGGCTGGGCCTTCTTCGCGGTGTACGATGGCCACGCGGGCAGCACGGTGGCACAGTTCTGCGCCCGCCAtctgctgggggaggtggtggcGGACGAGGCCTTCGCGGCGGAGCCGGAGGCGCCCGAGGCGGTGAAGGAGGCGGTGCGCCAGGGCTTCCTGCGCATCGACCGCCACATGCAGGCGCTGGCGCAGGCCGAGGGCTGGGAACCTGCCGGCTCCACCGCCGTGGCCGTGCTGGTCTCGCCGCGCCACCTCTACTTCATCAACCTGGGTGACTCGCGGGCGCTGCTGTGCCGGGCCGGCCGCCTCACCTTCTACACCGAGGACCACAAGCCCAGCCGGCCGCAGGAGCGGGCGCGGATCGAGAACGCCGGCGGCACCGTCACGCTGCACCGTCTCAACGGCTCCCTGGCCGTCTCCCGCGCCCTGGGCGACTTCGCCTACAAGGCCGTGGCCTGGCGGGGCCCGACCGAGCAGCTGGTCTCGCCCGAGCCTGAGGTGTACGAGCTGGCGCGCTGCCCCGACGAGGACGAGTTCCTGGTGCTGGCCTGCGACGGCGTCTGGGAGGCCTTCGACACCGAGGGGCTGTGCGCCTTCGTCCGCTCCCGCCTGCTGCTCACTGATGACCCGCTGGCCGTGTGCCAGCAGGTGCTGGATGCCGGGCTCTACAAG GGCAGCCGCGACAACATGacctgcatggtggtgtccttcCCAGGGGCCCCCGGCCCCTCCGCCACCGCCCTGCGGAGGGAGCGGGAGCTGGATGCCCACCTGGAGAGGCGGGTGGCAG agctgtatgcggagcagcaggagcagggagcgGTCAGCCTGGTGGCCGTATTCCAGTGCCTGGTGTCTGAGGGGACCCCCGGCTTGCCCCCTGGCGGGGGTCTGGCCAGCAA GAGGGCCGTGGTCATAGAGGCCTATGAGcgcctgcagcagcactgcaagcCTCAGACATCG GGACCCAGTGggagcagcgccccctgctga